The Dermacentor andersoni chromosome 1, qqDerAnde1_hic_scaffold, whole genome shotgun sequence genomic interval gtttcacccgcaaagcgaagcaccgattgtTATAGCTaattagtgcacagctatacgaagtgaggatagtagttttatcggccgtgtaaacttggaaacattcgcttactaacagaattaacaagcatggtgtcagcgtgcacgagcaaacatgaacacatcacactcaatgagcgcggacactcgctgtgaaaacgttggtgtgagcaagcgcggcagcagcagcgagcgaagttacGTTCGCGTGGTCTATCGCTTCGACGGAAGAGTGACAAAAACACAGCGCGCAAAAAGGTATGAGCTATCTCCAGATCACTTGGCGCGCACAAATGGGCATTTGTCAGCGCAAACCTGTTCTTCGGTAAACCTGAACTATAGAGCTGAACGCACTAATGGCGCCTTCGACTTGTCGCTTCAGAGCGCTCAGCAAGGGCAACAAACTTCTGAAAAGTAGCATTTATTCAACCCGTATTTTGAGAGTACGCTGTGAAAGAGAGGTGCTTCATTACACTTAGTGGAGCGGCTTAGCGGGAGATGTGGGtcttagacaaaaaaaaaaaaaaaaaaaaaaatcgagataTGGCGCTGCGACCTTGTACATATATGTCGTGTTATATGCTTATTTAGAATATGAGGTCCATTTTTGTTTATATTCCTTGGTTCTACTTTTATCCAAGCTTCCTTTAGTTATTTCCTGCAAAGATTTGCAAAATATATGTTCCTCAGATTTTGCTAAATAGGGTATCACTGGCTTCCGTATGATTCAAGGAATGCCGTTAGACCAAGCTTATTGATGTGCCTTACTCAGAACAAGAGTTGGGAGCTTTCGAAAACACTCTTTCGAGTTTCAACTTCAAAATATCGCAACTCGTGTTGTCCATTAATTCGCCCTCGCTGCGcggtctgctagccgcctggttagctcagatggcagagcgaccgCCCGGGAAAGGCGCTGGTCCTGGGTTCGCATCCGGGAGAAGGAAGAATTTTGCTTCagctgcgaagttttctttttgagaaactcGTATGGGGTTTCCGTTGTAGCTTTGTCCGGTGGaggggcacacacgcacacgaacgcATGCACGGACCAGTCGCCGTGCATGAAATGAAGTTTACTCTAAACAAATGCACTCAGAATTCAGCCAGGCAGGCAAGAAAGCGTCCAATGAGTATATCGTCCGGCGGTGGTTCTTGAGCTGCGCTTACACACTACGAACATAATAAGCAGCAGAAAGAACGATCGATAGCCTAGTGGCTatgcgttgcgctgctgagctcgaggtcgggggttcgatccttgccgcgtttcgatggggcgaaaataaaataaaacgcccGATTTAGaagcacgttaaggaaccccgggtGGTAAAAAGTAATCCGTAGTCCCCCCAtccacggtgtgcctcataatcggatcgcggttatggcaagtaaaacctcaggACTTAATTTAATTTTGTCCGAAACTCTACTGGCTCCGAAGGTTATGCAGGCCAAGTAACATAATTGTGTCATATGGCGGGTGTCACATGGTTTTctaaaaggaaaaacaaaaacggtATTGTGTATGGAGTGATGAATGAGCCTTTCTAAAGCGTTCTTTGAAGAAATTCCCAGAGGAACGCGACACCTCTAGAGTTTACGAAACATTGATGAATTGTTTCGATGCGCTGGGACACAAACGGCAATTTGTCGAGCAAGGCGCAAGGCACTCTAACCACGCTTTAACAAGAAAGGCTGGCGAATGTAACTTTAAAATAAAAAGTTGTCATCCGAGGAGGAATGATTTGACGGACACGTGCATCTTGGTAAGTACACCTTGATAATTACATTTTAAGCAAGGTGCGCCATAACGGGGAACATAATTGTGCCCACCAGTGCGGGAGAAATTTCTTTGCAGCTGAGAGGTAGCGTAGTGGTTACTGCATCCGTCTCTCAACTGCACATTGCCGCAAGGTGGGGAAAGTTTTGTTTTATTCCTCCCCATGCAAGCCGGGTATGAGGAGGTAGGTGAGGAGGTGGCCTGACGACGGCGTAGCGAGAAAGGCATATGGACGCAGCAGGCCCTCTTTCGAGCTATTAGCTGCTGTCACAGtaaataataacaaaaataaaggcgCCAATTGTTGACCGAAGTACAAGGAGAGAGGAGGATATTTTAATGAAGacaaaggaggagaggtcggcctggagagcgtgtctctggCCTGCGACTCCTCACAGTGGGTAAGGGGAAGTGGGAGATACAGGAAAAGGTAGGTGGCAGGCGATTATGTCATGGTACAATTAGGTACTATATACACGTCCAATACGCGGATGCGCGctgtagacacaatacacgcGAGAGCAATCTTGTTCTCACAAAAAAGTTATCGCGCATTTCGCACTGTCTGCACGTCTCAaaggttctagaggcgatcgtctaaaccagtctcacgtaGAAAGTTCAAGTAACCCCATATAGTATAGCCAATGTATCATGTTTGATACGCTCAATTTGACACGTCGAACCTCTGGTTTAAGGGCGTAAAAGTTGATGCAAAGCCCATAGTGGTTTTTATTAATATGCTGGAGCAAGTTTTCACTTCTGGGTAGTTCAGGAAACCAATTACTAATTAATTATTACACTAATTATCTTTACTCAAAaacatttcattttgttttttgtaCGAATGTACTcttcatggccagaaataaagatGGACAAGTTGATTTAAAATGATTTTCCTTCACGTGAGATGGTGTAACAGGGCTTTTTGGGGTTAATGTGAGCACGTAGAAGCTACTGAATGCATGCTATATAAGCGTCAAGCGCGACATTCTATTTATCACTTAGCACTTATGGATGACCCGCTATTAAACTCTGATCTGTAATGTTGTTTCAAGCCAATTATCTGCAGAGTTAGCCTGCTGTTATTGACGTGGCACACCAGTTTACAGACAGCAGAGTTCTGTCATCTTCTACAGCGTTTTGCAATCTGAACCTTGATCTCATCTGTCGGCGCGCCGATTAACCTAACCAGCGGAAGCACACGTGACGGATGGAACTCGTAGGCCGGTGCAGTTCCTCTCAACATTATTTGGACTTCACGCTGTTGTCGATCGACATTTTCGTCAAGTGAATTTGGCAGAAACGTCATGACACCCACATATGCTTGTCGCTATTGAGGCATCGCGCACTGGCTTATCAAGAGAACGCACGGCCCACAATCGCTTACCTTGTCTTTGGCGCTTTGAGGATCTTCGTAGCTGATCCACGTCGGAAGCAGCACCGCATAGGAGGCCTTCAGACCTTTGTCGTAGTTAACAACCCATTTATCCTTCTTCATTGATTCGCAGATCTGTAAATGTACAGCGTCGCACGTGATGGGTGTTGGAAATTTTGTTGTTCCCATATACATGCGGCAGTACACCACCGAGATTAAGACGCGGGTTCGATTGCCTGGTGCTGCAGGATACTTTCGAAATTCGAAAGTGCGTAAACTGCGCGTACGTAATCTGGGGCGTTGTGGCATAACGACCGCACGGGTGATTTACCTTCCCCAGCGCTAATCTCAGTTTATTTTATCTCTCCGACTATTCCTCCGAATTCATGATGAGTCACGCTTCTTGATTCCCCTTTCATGCCCAGGAACCTTGCTACTCGTTCTGCGATGCGTTTGTTTTCTGCAGCGACtctttgaagaaaaaagaagtcTGTTCTGGCACATTTGCTGGGTGAAGCTAATGCCGAACTACTGCGGCCGCAACATTGAAATTTTAACATTCGTGTCGCAAAATATTCATATGACCGTATTCTGGTACCATTGACAGGCAGGCCGACTAATTGATGTTTCAACTAGTTGGTGCAGCGCGAGCTAACCAAGCACAGGAAGCGCGTCTTTAGTCTTTGCGCTGATTGAGCACGCCAGCCATATTCACGTTTCCCACCCGCGAACCACGCAGTGCCCCGCTCACCTCGTTGTAGCCCAGAGCGCCAGACGTCTGGGTGTAGTTGCCCGCCTGGCCGCCTTCCGAGGTGAACGCGCCGTAGCCGACATTGGTGGTGTCGTTCAGCGTCCAGGTGCGACCCAATGTGGTGATGGCCAGCACGATCTTTGACCTCGGCACGCCTGTCTTGAGGTAGCTATTGATGCTATACGCCTGAAACGGGCAACGCTGCCTTGAAGCGCCTCCCAAATGATTGAATACTTGTTCTACTTAAAGGGTACACTTCAAATGGTATTCTACGGCAAAGGGTCTGTGCATACGTACCATATTTTGTGCGAGTTGTTCGCAGTGAAACAGTGGGCCGAAAAACGGACGATGGAGAAATACTGTGTCCATATCCTCGCCTTCAGTTGTCTCCTCTGTTAGTGCGCGATGTCACAATGAAAGGGAAGGCTTTCGAACACACATACAGTCGACGTCGCAAGGTTAGGGACTACGAGATCTGTGAAAACGCTGAATTTCCGAGCAGTTTGGGAACCGTAGCCACTGTACAATAATATGTTGTTCTCGTGCACTAGTACAGTCTGGAAGTCCGAATACCAGGCTGCGTGCCCAGGCTACGGAAATATTTAGCCTTTTCCTATGTCTAGCAGTCCGTAAGCTTTTGATGACGATACACAACTATTCGCAGCGCATGAGCTGCTAGAGAAACAGCACCGGAAATTAAGTGGCCTAATTTTGATTGGTAGGCATAAGTACCGTTCAAAGTAACGATACTAGGCGGATAAAACTAATTTTGTCGGCTTCTGCTCCCGGCTGTGGGTGACCCACTCCCCCATGTCTCGATAAATGGGGTCCTGCTATCCCTAGTCTCAGGGGTCAGGGCTCAAGACTGCAGCCACCATTGCTTAATCCAACACTGTGTATACTGCTTCGCGTCACAAATCTCAGATTTTAGAACATCGAGTGGTTGAAAAGGGCCGCTTGAAAGATTAAGATGGTGTTGGCTAGCATCGTCAAATATCTTACCACGCTGGCGGTGGTGTAGTCAGTTTCAGACAAGCCGTGCAGCGGGGCGACGGGACCAGTTTGGCCTGACCAGACACCCCAGTAGTCGAAGGCGTTGACGGTCATGAAGTCCACGTTCCTGTGATAAGCGCGAAGGCCGAAGGTCATTGTATCAGAATCCTGAAGTTTATAGCTTCTCGTAGGTTGCAAACAGCGCTCGATGTCGAACGAACGCTCCAGAATCCACCGCGAAACTCGATATATGCGTAAGAACTACTTAATAAATAATAGCTTTGACAATACAAAtattgatatttatttatttattaaaaatactGTCGACCCAAATCAGAAGACAGGCGCGGGAAAGCAATAATCGTTAAACAAATACAAATTCTGCTGtaactatttatttattatttaatttattttccACTTCTTTATATTCACCTTCTTTCTTTAAAATTCTCTTTCCTATTCTTTACCCGCTATCCTTTTTCTATGTACCTGTTTCTTTGTAGAGCCAGCAGGCGCTGTGTCTCGGTGGCCGTTGCCAGCTAGCTacttttctttctcctctctGTGATCGTTCTTTTTTGCGCAAATCAAATagcccgccgtgtttgctcagtggctatggtgttgggctgctgagcacgaggtcgcgggatcgaatcccggccatggcggccgcatttcgatgggggcgaaatgcgaaaacacccgtgtacttagatttaggtgcacgttaaagatccccaggtggtggaaatttccggagtcctccactacggcgtgcctcataatcagaaagtggttttggcacgtaaaacctcataatataATATAAATCAAATACTAATTATAATGCCGTAACGTTAAGTTTGTGAAAATTCTTACATTTGGGCCGAGTGGGCGGTACTTTGTTTGCAGATAAGACGACTTAACAAAAGGGAACATCGGTACATTGCGGCCCCTTGTTCAAGGGAGCACTTCAGAACGGGCTGCTCTTACTTTGCTGGCGCTCTGGTTGCGATGCCGGCTAACGCTATGTCACTGCACTGGTACATCCACCAAAGGTGCTAGGGCAGCTAACCACCAGTAATCTACTGCAAAGCCGGGCGATTATACTTGACTGAGGGGCGGGGGGAGGTTATTCGCGCGTGCTCTTCGTTCGATGTGTTCCTTTTAGCAGTGGACCGCAATGTGCACATTGCTGATTGTGGCAATGTAATCTGGCATCTCAGCCCCGGCGTAGCACAGCCTCAGCGTACATATCCACTGAATACGTTTCAGTGAGCACGGTCGGATGAATTGAATCGCTGCTGCACATTCAGAAGGTTCAGCcgcacgtctctctctctctgtcttcttcCTGGGCCGGCGGCAATATAGTATGCGTAACAAATAGTCTTACCATATCACACTTACTTTGCTATCTCTGGAAGGTTGTAACCGTTGATGACGATTTCTCTAGCGACCGAAAGGTCGACTCCAAGTTGAAGCTTTGCTTTGTTGAATGCTGTCTTCATTTCCTGcatattgaaaaggagagaaaTTAATGTTCGTCCACCACTAAATAATACTGTGGCGTAACTTGCAGTGATATATTTTAATAAGCACAGGCTTGAGAAATATAAATAGCCTTTCTTTTTAAGAATTTCTTTTAGAAAACTGTCGTAGGGTGTACTTTCTTTGTGATTCTGTTTATATGGAGAGGCGGACGTAACATTCAGAAACCGCAATAACCGGTTAACTAGTTCGCGCATTTTCATAAATTAAGTTCGTTTAGTGAGTTTGCGGTCTACGGCGAAATACCGCATATAATGTATGGCTTTCGGATTTTGCCACGCCACATTTAATTTTAGCATTGTATTCGGATCCCACAGATTTTGTTTCTTGCAAACATTTGCGGCTTTCAGAAGTTTCTTAAATGAGGCAGGTGTCGTCAGCagcaaattaaattatggggttttacgtgccagaaccactttctgatcatgaggcacgccgaagtggaggactccggaaatttcgaccacctggggttctttaacatgcacctaaatctaagcacacgggtgttttcgcatttcgcccccatcgaaatgcggcagccgtggccgggattcgatcccgctacctcgtgttcagcagcccaacaccatagccactgagcaatttGCTGCCACCGGCGGGTAGCAGCAAATTGGGGGCTCGCCTTCCTTCGCGGCCTGCGAACGGCACGCAGCGTGGCGCTGACGCCTCGTCATTGCCGTAATGCAGCGAACTTGGGCTCGACGCGAATCCTTCAAGGGCACTGACTATAGATCAACCCAGACTGGTAGAGGCATTCTTCCAAACATATTTCGTTCATTTGGCGGAAAAGCGTTAATTACTGTTGGCGAAAAAAAACGGaggccaaactttttttttttgaattcacGTCGGAACCTCTTCTGTAGCACATCACGAATACGTCCCCAATACTTGACGAACTTCCAAGTATTGCATTTGAGCCGTTCTGGCGCCGGAAAAGTTTTCGAAACTTGCTAGGCTGAGTTATAAGTTTATCTAGAATGCAGTGGGGTCCTTCACCGATAAACAATGAGCTAGAGCCGTGTGTGGATGCTGTCAAAATCCCTGACCTTACGGCGAGGTGGTTCGGGATGTTCGCGGCGGCGTGTACGCGTGTTCCGTTTCTTTTCTGGCTTAGCAAGCATCCTTTCACGCTAAGAGTGGTTCTTTGCCATTGCGGAAACGTAGTTTATTACAATGCAATTTAATATTCCTTTTGAGGTCATCGCTCAGTTAAACGCGCTTTGACGTTAACAAAGCGttgtaataaaataaaattttgagCGAGAATCCCGCAACTCTTATCATTCAGAGTGATGTTGAAAGCTTTCGCTGATTACCTGCCGCCTCGAGGCTGGCTTTGCTCGATTTTGGTTCGCCTTGCATAAAATTTGCGGAATATATATGCGCGATTTAGGCATATACGCCCTTATCCCGGTGATTAAGGTAAGTAGCTTTTCATTTAAATGGAGGCTTGCCATAAGGCACAATGTTTGATATGTATTATGCGTATCAAATTAATGTTCTCACATAGTCAATCCAGCGTAGCACTCGCATTGactccttaaaaaaaaataaaaaaaaaacgagtgagAGCATTAGACAGAATGCATACACGCGTACTTCTTCATTTTTGTAgcattttacccgccgtggttgcttagtggctttggtgttgcgctgctaagcacaagatcgcgggatcaaatcccggccacggcggccgcattaggatgggggcgaaatgcaaaaacacccgcgtacttagatttaggtgcacgttcaaaacccgaggtggtcataattaatccggagcctcccgcaacggcgcgcctcataatcagatcgtggttttggcacgtaaaaccccataatttcattttttgtagCATTTCGGGACTGGTTCTTTCGAGAAGAGCCAGCGTCTGTGTTCACGACCACCAGGCGGTCCTCACGTAGCGTGCAGGCTGCTCATGGTGGAGGCTGTATTAATCCTTTCCGTGCCAAGGACGAGTCTCACTCCTCGAGGCGTTTCCTTCAAAATATTGCAGTGACGGAGTCTCGCTCGTCCAGGGATTCTCTTTCGTCTACTGAGCAACATAGACGAGTTGCAGTCGTTTGATCATTTTGGTGTGAATGGTGCGCTATTAAATGGCACCAGCTTCCCACAATACTGATATTTTTTGAGGGCGCGGTCGGCGCAAACGCAGAGGAAGTCTGGCTACTCTGTCTTCAGAAGCTATACATACGCGCGCGACTCCGTCTTTTGGTGGTGCCATTTTTTGTCGAAGACCGTGCTGCTTCCCGCCGCTTATCAATGTTGCCATTCCACGGTGGCGGCGCCATTTTGGTTCTAAGTCAGCGAGTGCGGAGGCTGAGTTTTAAAAGTGGCGTCCGCCTTTTTTAAATCACGCTTGCAGTTTTGGACATTTCTTACTCATGCGTACTTTTCGGTAAGTACTCATGTTTTGACACAGGGAGATGACGTCAGTCTCTATAGTGACCGTCTGTCTGCAACGTAACGGTAGTCTGTTATGGACCGCTTTGTGGATATGTACCTTGAGGAGGAGCACGAAGTTCTCCTTGTCCTGAGGTCGGCCGCCCCCGCTGGCCGGGTAGTGCCACGTGACAACGAGGCCGTTGACGCGGTGTTCGCGGCAGAAGGCGACGCCGCTCTCGGCGAACTCCTTGCGGTGCTTCTCGGAGAGGGCCACCTTGCTGAAGGGCACCGAGCCGAGGCTCTGGCCGCCCACCGCCACGAGCAGCTTGGGCACGCCGTTGCGCTTCTTCAGGTTGGCGAACCGCCGCAAGTTGCCTGAGAATCGGAGCAATGTGAAACCTATAGTGATATGCTTTCTCACTGGCAGCAAAAGACAAATTATTGAGAAAACGTATCTGCAGCATTTTGTTGACGCGGCTTAGAGGCTACGCCGCAAATTGTTTTCTATGCAAAAGAGCAGGCCCAAAATTTCTGAAGCGGACCGCCCGCCTGATGAGCTGCTGCAGCAGACGCAGGTATGGAATCGACGGTGAAAGCCCGTCTTGTAGGAAACTAAACGTGTGAGAGGGACATGGGAACGGCCAACAACAATATGGAGAATAGCACTGCGCCAATTTGTCTTGCTCTTGCTAGCAAATGTGAGGGCAAGTTAGAGAAAAATAAACCAACTCACACGTCCTCATCCTTCACTCGAGTGAAAAATTACGAGTTCATTTCATTTGGTTATCTATCGGCATGACTTGTACTACATGGTTATCTGTGTACGGCTGCTTGTCTACCTTCTGCTGCCCGCGAGTGTGTAATATCACCCATCGTAAGCCGACACAAAGAAGCACggctgtttttttatttgtttctcttaAACACAATTAATTGACccgcagtccctcactacggcatacctcataatcatgtcgtggtctgcacgtaaagccccagaaacaCGATTAGTATACATGACGGCGATCGCTATATAACATATATGATGCAGCTATCGTTATCGAACTCTTATTACACACTGACCATATCTATCGCTGTTTGACCTCGCACACCTACATATCTGTGGTTCATATGGGTATACCCATTCGAACAACAGATATCGCTTTATCACAACCACCTCCATATAGCgtatagtggggggggggggggggggggagaaaatggCGCGATCCAGCGCGCATGTCGCGCAACCGCTGGCGCTCCTTTCACGTGCCTCTCTCTCTATACGTCACACCACTGCGTGCTACTCCTTCCCGCTTCGTCGCTTTCACCCCGCCAGTTGCTCCTCCCAGGACATAAGTCCATACATTGCCGCATGCCAAGTCTTGGTATGATTAATGCCATCGCATTAAAACCCTTTCGAAAACGCGTATCGTGCACTGTTATCAGGCCAACGCACATTTTGATTGCACTGCCTCCGTCACCGCCCAGCGTTACAAACCCAGTTATACAACATTACGGACGGCTCAGTTTTGATTTGCAGAATGCCATGATAtacaaaaaacaagaagaaaaaagacgcGTTTCCGCTTTCCTGCGGGCGTCTGGTTCACCGCACATAGGCTACTTGTGGCGTTCATCTTCCTTCGTCGCTTCTATTATGACACAATCGCGTACCACACACGAATTACACTAGCGACAGCAAATTCACTCGCTTTATAAGAGAATCAACGCATGCTCATGGCACTAGTTTCGCGCTAAACGCTGCGACACAGCATTATTTTGTTGCGGGACGTGAAATTACTTAGGCATGGAAACTCCAACAAACACGAGCGCTTAACTATTTGCGCGGCAAACCGGTGGTGTACGACCGATCGTGGCCTGGCGTCCTCCTGCCTAACGCAATAAAGTAGACTCACCGTTTCCTCCGCTGTCCGAGTAGTCGTTCCAAGGGTCTGCCGAGACGACCTCGGCGCCGCGGATACCAACCGTGTTGTAGACGAGGTGCGTGCATGGCCGTGTGTCGAGCTTCTGCACGAGGCTCTTTCCTTTGCCCTTCCTGTAGTAGGACCAGCTGTTCCAGTAGCAGACCACTAACTGGCCGCTATCCTGTATAGGAGCCGTGGGCGCTCTCGTCGTTGTCGTCGCTGCACCACGAACAGAGATGTTTCGTTTCAACCGGAGCTGCAGTGTAAAGGTTCTATACCGCTCGGCATTTACCTGCGAATACGATCGTATTCACTTGGTCTGCCCGCCTGTATTTATAGTTCTCCCGCAGCCAAATGCCGCACTCGTGAAATGCTTCAAGCAGCCGAGTATTAAACGAGACTTCATTAAATCATATATATCCGTAACTTTATTTGGTTATTATATATAGCAGTTATTGTATTTCTTAATTTTAGGGCTCTCATGGCATTTAATCATTGGGCAATTTCTTGCTCTACTGATATTGAATGAACTTGAAACTTGAATACCTGAAGTCACTGAAAGTAAGGGATTTGCGTCAAAATGGTCAATTTGGATGCTCAAGATTTATAATAGAGCAGCGGCCGACATAAGAAATTGGGCGATGATCACCTCTTGAATTAACTGAATTTGGTGACGAACTATGTAATAATTACTTTAAATGGCGGAATTGAAGCCGGTCGACGCTCAAAGCGTGTCCACTTAGTAGGAATTGTGAGACCAACGCCATTTCCTAGATGATCGTCACCGAAATGTACGACTAAGTACATTGGGTCTTCCATCTAGTTTCGTACCGGAGTGCGCAAGGAATGCTTTCAGGGGAAATAATGAGCGGGGTGGTGGGCAGGCGGTGCATTTCGCTGCAAGTGTGGGGACGCGTATTTCGAAACTGACTTCAGTTCCGCGTTTGTGACATAGGTCTTGCGGTAAATGGCCGAAGTTAATCACTGAATGTTAGATAAAAAGCGCATTCACAGTTATCGCACACTTTCTTATGTCCGCCACTCGGTTATGAATCTTGGCCAGCAAAAAGTTACCATTTTGTTTCGAATCGTGCAGCCTTTAATTATTGTAGAGGGTAGTCATTGCAAGAAGCAGTAAGCAGTGAATTCGTGCAGGAGTGTGCAGTTTTATGGCATCGCTTCATGCGCTGTTATACAGGCAGGGTTATTATTTCCTGGCGCTACAGTTCTTTCCCCCTTTCTTTGATTCTCTTGAGCGACGTTAGGCCTCGTAAATTGAGGTGATTAGCTCGGCAAGAATTCCTGAAggctatatattgtcacgtggtagtgacggtgaagaaagcaaacggtgaatggtgaaactagcgtattattgggcgaacttgtgcccacaaaagcaagttacacttaaaggAGAGCAATAGTGGCAAACACGATCggtggtcgtcgaaatctgatcagcgggtcaagcgcgtcggcttttatacatcagtcgtcgaatgttccagagtaatcgctgggacccgcgtgccttccacaaagttctacattattcgcgtcgcgcatacattcaAACAGATTACATAagattcggtcacagacagcggatggaaccatcgataacattccagaaacttctggtacatgcaggcgcgtcctgcgctgtgcgataacatttcttaggcggtgaaacgttgTTGCCCGataaaaataaacaagtacacgtgtcaatatgagtgTCATTGGTTCTTTTGTGAACGGTCATATTTTTGTAGTTCTCTGCGATACGCTTGTGTTTGACTAATTTGCGCCTTTGTGATAGTGCGTCCGAAATGGTCTGCCGGTCTCAACAACTGTATGAGGTGGTACCGCCTTAGGAAAAAAAGATATCTTCATCATTTTATTCAATATAGCTTCTGCATCCCTTTTACTTTGCGAAAAGGAAGCTGGTGATATCGCATGTCTAACTCTATAACTCGGACATCTACAATAAAAGCTGAATGTGCGACCTTTAGTTCAAAATTGAAGCTCTCATGACTGCTTGAGTATAGTAGTTAGGTGCTACTGTAAAGAGTGGACAAGTCTTAATGTTATACGTGCGTCTGGTTTTGGACATTTCCGTTGATTTATTTTTTCCCACTGGTACGAGGAGTAACCGGCGCAACCTAAAGGCGCCATCTTACTTAAGCTTTTACATGAGTGCTAACACCAATATTATTCGTGTTGCTTTTAAGTATAGGTAGCTATCGATTGATCCACTAATTATATAAAGACTCGTTCGGCCCGCTGTGCGGCAGATAACTATGGTGTCTTTTAATGGCTATACTTGATCAAAACTTCAAGGCGAGTGTCAAGTGCACGATGGCATCGTGGTTGGTTGTTTCACGGTTTAGGAAGTTTTTTGGCCCTTTGAAGCTTCGTTCAATGAATAGGGTTTTCATAGAAATAGCAGACCCAGTACTTGTGCGCGTTATGGGCCTGGGTACAAAAAGCTCAAGCTGAGTTTGGGCTCTACGTAGCGCGCGGTGCCACTGACGCTATTAAGAAATAAAGCTTGTCGAGTCATCCGCCTTGCTTGGTGGTTGCAGCACACGTGACTATAGAGGCCACACCGTGACGCGAAAAGCTGAAGGCGTCGAGCGACGTTCTGCTCCACGCAATCGGTCTTTCTTTTCATCCAGCCTCACTCGCTGTTTACTCGAATTCCACATTGACCCGTGCCCATTTCTTCCGTAGCCCTGTCCGGGTGCAGTTTTTCAAAAAA includes:
- the LOC126543832 gene encoding chitinase-3-like protein 1; translated protein: MKWATSLGLFLTLLVVGTNSATTTTRAPTAPIQDSGQLVVCYWNSWSYYRKGKGKSLVQKLDTRPCTHLVYNTVGIRGAEVVSADPWNDYSDSGGNGNLRRFANLKKRNGVPKLLVAVGGQSLGSVPFSKVALSEKHRKEFAESGVAFCREHRVNGLVVTWHYPASGGGRPQDKENFVLLLKEMKTAFNKAKLQLGVDLSVAREIVINGYNLPEIAKNVDFMTVNAFDYWGVWSGQTGPVAPLHGLSETDYTTASVAYSINSYLKTGVPRSKIVLAITTLGRTWTLNDTTNVGYGAFTSEGGQAGNYTQTSGALGYNEICESMKKDKWVVNYDKGLKASYAVLLPTWISYEDPQSAKDKAAFAREKQLGGIAIVTLDTDDFGGNCGDPFPILHAAAKEFQGTEDESV